The [Eubacterium] eligens ATCC 27750 genome segment AGCAAATGGAATTACAAAGGATGTAGATGAAATAAGTTTAATCTCAGAAGTATGGAAGAAACTTTGCCCACAATTCAAAAATATACTAGAAAAAGTATTGGAAATTTTTGGCGATAAATGTGGTGAGATTGATAGATATATAAATGAATTATATTTAGTTGGATGTTTATCAAGTGATTTTAAGAATAGACTCATGTGGTCACATTATGCAGATTGTCACAAGGGATTCTGTATTGAGTATGATTTTAGTGCTTTAGAAAAAATACAAAATGATCAATATCTTTTGCCAGTGCTGTATGATAATAAAAGACCATTGTTTCCATGGAGTATTGCATTTGATCAATCTGAAAGTAGCATAAAAGAGGCTCAGAAAAAAATTTTATTAAGTTTGTTAACTAAAGATAATGTTTGGAGTTATGAAAAAGAATGGAGAATATTTATTAGAAAACAAAGAAGTTCTGAATTAATAATGCCTCCAATAACATGTATTTATTTGGGAGCATGTATTGATAATGAAAGTAAAAATGCAATTATTAATATTGCTAATAAGCGTAATATTCCAGTGAAACAAATGCAATTAGATAGAGTAACATATGATTTGCATGCTGAGGATATTACTAATAAATATAATACCGTAATATTTTGAGTAACTGAATTAGGTATTAGTGTTTCTGAATTTATAACATTAGTAAAAGAAGATTCATAAATTTAAAATTGAGGAGTTAAATAAAGATAAACCATAATGAACAAAGCAACCATTTGAGTAGGAACAACTGAGGTGTGTTTTCACATGATTATGACATATAAGAATGTCGAAGAATTAAGTAAAGGTGCGGATATTTGTGAGTTTAGTGTAAATTATATTGATTTTATTAAATTGTAAAGTTAAATTAGAACTTCAACATGATTGAATTAGGATAGACCAGGAGGTGTAAATGAATAGGCATAAACATATTTTTAGTTTTATTTTTACTGTAGTATCAGTCCCTTTAGTGCTTGCAGTACAGGAGTTATGTTCTGATATACAATATTCTTTAAAGAACTATTTGATAATACTATTGATTATATCGATTGCTGGAATTTCAGCTTGGATTGAGTATGGTCAATATAAATCAGAGAAAGAAATTGAGGAAAAAGAAAAAGTTGAAAAACAAAATGAGAGAGCTAAAATGGTACTATCTCAAATAGTCCAATTGATTGATAGAAAAGCAGGAAATATTCGTGACAATACATATGAATTAGTAATTACAACTAAAGAGTGGCCATATTTTTATGGTGCTCATAAGTATTTGCATGAAGTATGTGAAAATTTAAAATTTACTGTTGCGAAGATAATTAAGGCTGAAAATGATTATGTAGATGTTTCACTTATATATAAATATTATGGAGAAGAGGAATGGAAATGGCTCGCTGGGAAATCAGGAGTTAGTGGTGCAGTAAATTTAAATGAATTTATAAATGATTCTGAAACGTTATATAACTACATATTATCACATAAAGATGAATCACCAATATTTTGTAATGATAAATCAAAAAGTAAAATATATAAATGGGGCAGAAGAGATAACCTTTTTGGTGGAAAGGG includes the following:
- a CDS encoding DUF2971 domain-containing protein yields the protein MDIFEEKRQLIEKFACQKEYTLESKMELKQLLLKDTNGGKLYKYRSFDKDGYSLKNLEEGTLHCSLVEAFNDPFDSKFGYSFEALYKEMSRDYEKEISEKMYIFEQAIYVLKRDKEIEDFNKEEQRKINKLLQNRKIIDFWEAFKKENADKDKISLEDNKNNIIQLIMIALLDGDSKQYNGVDEGLLKLILINMNEQSMDMLANEDFNMNEFAIANGITKDVDEISLISEVWKKLCPQFKNILEKVLEIFGDKCGEIDRYINELYLVGCLSSDFKNRLMWSHYADCHKGFCIEYDFSALEKIQNDQYLLPVLYDNKRPLFPWSIAFDQSESSIKEAQKKILLSLLTKDNVWSYEKEWRIFIRKQRSSELIMPPITCIYLGACIDNESKNAIINIANKRNIPVKQMQLDRVTYDLHAEDITNKYNTVIF